The following nucleotide sequence is from Catenulispora sp. EB89.
CAGAAGTTGATGGTCGCGTTGCCGCCGTTCCAGTTGGCGTCCGCGTGCACGCCGCCGCCGTCGATGGTGGTCTGCGTCGGGGACTGCCCGAGGCCGAGCACCTGGGTGTAGAAGCCGACCGGGACGTCCACGTTGTACGTGCCCGGCTTGAACAGCAGGGCGTAGCGGCCGGTGCCCATCTCGCTGCTCTGCTGCGAGTTGAAGACCGAGTTGATCTGGTTCTGGATCGTCGAGGACGACATCGACGGGTCGAAGACGAACACGTTCGGACCGAAGTCCGGCGTGCCGCCGCAGCTGGTCCCGCAGCCGCCGGTGGGGACCACGAGGCTGAACGCCTGCGCGCCGGTGCCGTTGCAGGTGTTCTGGTCCAGCTGCGTGCCGCTCGCCGTTGAGGCGCCGGGGGTGTCGACGCAGAGCTTGGAGTTGTCGGCGACGAAGGTGTAGTCGCCGTTGGACTGCAGATTGGCCGCGAACAGCTCGTTGGTGTTGCTGGTGCCGCCGTACTGCCAGGTCTGGAGCAGGGCGCCGGCCGCGGTGGCCGTCACCCCTCCGGTGATGTTCCAGCTCTCGCCGCCGGACTGCGCGTTCTGGTTCAGCACCTCGTACTCGCCGGTCGCCACCGAGACGAACTGCCACAGCTGGCTCGACGCGCCGGTGCACGTCGCCTGCTGCACGGCGGTGCCGTCTGCGGTCCCGCTGTTCGCCGCGCTCGCGCACAGACCGGAGTTCTGGTTGACCACTTCGTACCAGGCCGAGCTGTCGATCCCGGCGGTGGCGACCGTGAGGTCGTTGATGTTCCAGCCGCCGTTGTCCTGGAAGATCGTCAGCGTCTGCTGGCCGGCCGGCAGCGTGACGCTCGCCGACACGGTGGTCCAGTTCTGCCAGCCGCCGGTCGCCGGGACGTTGATGTTGCCGGAGAGGTTGGTCCCCGCGCTGTTGGCGATGTGCAGGCCGTCGGTCACGGCGTTCTGCGCGGCCAGTCGTACCCCGACCGAGTACGTGCCCGCGGATGCGACGTTGACCGTGTACTTGAACCACTGGCCGCTCGCGGTCCACCCGACGTCGTATCCGCCGCCGGTGTCCGTGGTCGCTTCCAGGTCCACGCCGTCGGTGCGGTAGCTGTTGGCGGACCCGTTGGTGCTGGTGACGTTGTAGGCCACGCCTTGGCCGCCGGTGTCGTAGTTCTCGGCCTGGAGGGTGCCGGGTAGCGCGGCGGCCGTCCCGCCGTAGGGGCCCTCACCGCTGGCCGTGCTGGCGAAGGAGAAGCTGTTGAGATTCCAGCCGCCGTTGTCCTGGTACACGGTCAGCGTCTGCTGCCCGGCCGCGAGCGTGACGCTGGTCGTCACGGTGACCCAGGTCTGCCAGCCGCCGGTGGCCGGCACGTTCACCGCGCCCGACAGGTTCGTCCCGGCGGCGTTGGCGATGTGCAGGCCGTCGGTCACGCCGTTCGGCGAGGCGAGTCTGAGGCTGACCGTGTAGGTCCCGGCCGAAGCCGCCTTCACGGTGTAGTCGAACCACTGGCCGGTCGCGGTCCAGCCGACGTCATCGCCGCCGCCGGTGTCCGTGGTGGCTTCCAGGTCCACGCCGTCGGTGCGGTAGCTGTTGGCCGACCCGTTGGTGCTGGTGACGTTGTAGGCCACACCCTGGCCGCCGGTGTCGTAGTTCTCGGCCTGGACCGTGCCGGGTATCGCGGCAGCCGTCCCGCCGAACGGGCTGCTGCCCGCCGCGTGCGCGACGGACGGCGCGCCGGTCACCGCCAGGGCCGAGATCATCGCCAGGCCGAGGGCCGCGCGTCCGGCACTGCCGGCCCGACCGGCACCGCCGGCTCGACGCCGTTTCGCAGGACCGCGCGCGAACAGTCGCGTGATGCGCAAGTGTCTCATCTTCTCCCGCCTTGTACTGGTTTGTCCTTCGTGGGGTGGAGCAGGCTGAGATCGCCACGTGGCTTGAGGGAGAGACGGGCCGTTTCACGGCACCCACGCGGAGGAGCGCTGGGCATCACCGGCCGCACCCGGTGCGAACTAGGGCTTGCAGGCGACTCGCCTGTGGGGGAGGGCGAGCCAGGTGACGGACTTGTTTCAGGACGTGGGCAACCCTTATTTCACGACGTGATTGAACTCGCGTTCCGGGGACTCGTCAAGACGTCGGCGCCGCCGGGGCCACCCGCGTTGAGGAGACCTTGAGCATCACATGACACTGCGTCATGCCGCGATGGCACGGGAGGCTGCGCGCGTGTCTCAGCGAACTCACTGCGAACTCCAGCGAGATCGTGAGTATCGGCACACACTCTGACGAGTGAGCGCCACTCTCGTGAACCCGACAAACCACCCGCTGAGCGGCCGCGATCGACCGGCTCCGGCCCCGGGTCACCGGCCCCTCGGCCCGTATTGCTCCCTTTTCGTGATCAGAGTGGCGGCTGCGACGGCGTACTGTCGTGATGTCGGTACGGCTCGACCACTCGGTCAGGGGCCGGCCGTCACCCCACAGGAGGCTCCAGACGATGGCTCGAAGCAGCGGCATCCGTGGCAGCAGGATCGGCGCGGGACCGATGGGTGAGTCCGAACGCGGCAACACGGTCGAGCAGGTCACCGTGACTTTCTGGTGCGCCAGCGGCCACGTGACGCGGCCGGTCTTCGCGGTCACGGCGACGGTCCCGGAGACCTGGGAGTGCCAGGCCTGCGGCCAGCCCGCCGGCCCGGACCCCGAGAACCCGCCGAGCGCGGCGCTGGCGGCTCCCTTCAAGAGTCACCTGGAATACGTTCGCGAGCGGCGTACCGACGCCGACGCGGAGATCCTTTTGGCCGAGGCCCTGTCGAAGCTGCGCGGGGGTTCGTGAGCTGAGTCCGGCGGTGGCCGTGGCAGTCGGTGGTGTGGCTGCGCCGTGACGGCGGGTCCTGACAGCCGGCCGTGTCAGCGGTCGTGTCAGGACGCCGTCAGACCGGCGTCAGCGCCCCCGCCGACAGTGGATGCGTGAGGGCGGGCCGGACAGGCCCGCCGAGGTGAAACCACCAAGGAGCGCATCATGCAGAAGTTCGCCACCCCCGGCCCGGTCTTCGTCAACCTGGACATCCCCGCCGACAGCGTCCGCGTCATCGCCGCCGACCGCACCGACACCGTCGTCGAGATCGCACCCGCGGACGCCTCGAAGCGCCGCGACGTCAAGGCCGCCGGCCAGACCGAGGTCGGTTTCCACGACGGCGTCCTGCGCATCGCGACCGCCGACGCCAATCGGCTGCTCGGCAGCGGCGCGCTGCGGGTCACGATCGAGGTCCCCGCCGGCTCGCGCATCGAGGGCAAGGCCGGTGCCGCAGAGTTGCACACCACCGGCCGCCTCGGCGACGTCGCCTTCGAAGGCGGCTACCGCACCGTCAGCGTCGAGGAGGCCGCGAGCGCGCACCTCAAGGTGCACGCCGGCGACGTCCGCGTGGCCCGCCTGACCGGCCCGGCGCAGATCCGCAACGGCCAGGGCGACATCACCATCGCCGAGGCCCACGCCGGCCGCGTCGAGCTGCGCACCGGCCAGGGCGACCTGACGGTCGTCGCCGCCCCCGGCGTGTCCGGCATCCTGGACGCCGCCACCTCCTGCGGCCGGATCGGCAACGCGCTGCGGAACAGCGAAGGCGCCGGCGCCGGCCTGACCGTCAAGGCCACCACCTCGCAGGGCGACATCACCGCCAGCAGCCTCTGAGGTGCCCGAGACGAGATCAGCCCCCTGACCGAGCTTGGTCAGGGGGCTGATTCCGATGAGAGCGCCGACTGAGAACTTGTTCCGAACCTATTCGCCGACAGTCGTTTCCGGCCCGGACGCGGCTGCCGACGCGGCCGTCGCCGTCGCGGTCTCACCCGAGTAGAACAACGGGATCCGGTACAGCGCCGGCGGCTCGCCGGGCAGCCCGAGCTCGTGCCAGCGCCGCGAAACCGCGACCCGGACCAGCTTGCGGGCCCGGGTCAACAGGAACAGCGCGAGCGGCACCTCGATGAACGCCGCCGAGGCCAGGCTTCCCCACACGTCGGACGTGCCCCAGTCGAGCACTATGTCGAACCACGCGTCGCACAACAACAGTGTCGCGGTGAACACCGCCAGCATGACGACGATCTGCCGCCGCAGCATCGCCGCCACGATCGTCCCGGTCAGGGCGAGCAGCAGCAGGATGTCGAAGCCGACCCACGCGGCGGACCACGCTTTCGAGCGGTAGCCGGTCGGCATGGAGACCGCCAGGTAGACGATCCAGGCGCCGAGGCCGGAACAACAGGCCACGAGCACCGTGAGCATGCGCGAGCGCAACCGCTTCACGCGGTGCGGCGCGATGCCGAGTTCGCGGGCCACGTCGAGGATGGCGGCGGTGGCACCGGTGGCCGTAGTGGCCGTGGAGCTCGCGGTGGCCGCGGTCGCCCCGGCGGCCGGGGATTGAGTAGGAGTCTGCAACGTCGTGTGCATGTCGATCTCCCCCACTGCCCGGCCGCGGCGGGGGGTGGTGCCGCGGCCGGGCAGTTCGTGCTGTTCTGGTGTCAGTGTGCGAAGACCGGGACCGCGTCCTCGACGGTGTCGGCGTTCCCCGCACCGGTGCCGGTGCCGGAGCCGCCTTCGGGGCGGCCGCCGTGCTGCTGCGGCCGGGCGTTGATCAGCACGCCCGCCGAGATCGCCGCGACGGTCAGCAGGCCGGCCGCGATCCAGTAGGCGACGGAGAAGCCGTGGACCATGGCCGAGAGCTTCAGCTGCGCGCCGCCCGCCGCGGAGTGGACGCCCGCGGCGTGGCTCTTGGCGTAGTTCGCGGTGGCGCTGTTGGCGATGGTGCTCAGCAGCGAGGTGCCGATCGCGCCGCCGACCTGCTGGGACGTGCTGACCATCGCCGAGGCGACGCCGGCGTCCTGCGGCCGGACGCCGTGGGTCGCCAGGTTCATGGCCGGCATGAACACCAGGCCCATGCCGAAGCCGAGCATCAGCAGCGCGGGCAGGACGTGCGTGGGGTAGGAGCCGCCGACCGAGATCTGGGTCAGGATCAGCATCGCCAGCGCGGCGATCACGGCGCCGGGCACCATCAGGAACTTGGTCGGGACCTTGGGCAGCAGCCGGACGGCGACCTGCGTCGCACCGGCCATCATGCCCACGACCATCGGCAGGAACGCCAGGCCGCTCTTGAGCGGGCTGTAGCCCAGCACGACCTGCAGGTAGTAGGTGAGGAACAGGAACGCGCCGAACATCGCGACCACTGCGATGCCGATGGTCAGGTACGCGCCGCCGCGGTTGCGGTCGGTGATGACGCGCAGCGGGAGCAGCGGGGCGGCCACGCGGGTCTGGGAGAAGACGAACGCCGCGAGCAGCACCACCGCGCCGATGATGAAGCCGAGCGTGGTGGTCGAGCTCCAGCCGTCGGTCTCGGCCTTGTTGAAGCCGTAGACCAGTGAGGCCAGTCCGGCGCCGGCCAGCACGATGCCCAGGATGTCCAGGCGGTTGTGGTTGCGGGTGCCCTCGGGCTCCTTGATCTCGAAGACCGCGCCGGCCACCGCGACCACGGCGAACAGGACGTTGACGTACAGCGTCCAGCGCCAGTTCGCGTACTCGGTGAGCAGGCCGCCGAGCAGCAGGCCGACGGCCGCGCCGCCGCCGGAGATGGCGCCGTAGATGCCGAAGGCCTTGGCGCGCTCCTTCGGCTGCGTGAAGGTGACGGTCAGCAGCGACAGCGCCGCCGGGGCGAGGATCGCGCCGAACGCGCCCTGCAGTGCGCGGGCGCCGAGCAGCATGGCGGTGTTGACGGCCGCACCGCCCAGCGCGGAGGCGCCGGCGAAGCCGATCAGGCCGATGAGGAAGGCGCGGCGGCGTCCCCAGCGGTCGGCGATGCGTCCGCCGAACAGCAGCAGACCGCCGAAGGCCAGGGCGTAGGCGGTCACCACCCACTGCCGGTTGGCGTCGGATATGCCCAGGTCGCGCTGGGCGGACGGGAGGGCGATGTTCACGATGGTGCCGTCCAGGACGACCATCAGCTGGGCCAGGGCGATGAAGGCCAGGGCCCGCCACCGCCTCGGGTCGAGGACTTGTGCTGTCGACTCGGTCATGACGAGAGGGTCCTTGTCTTCGTGGGACTTTCGGTGGGGCTTGGGGCAGGGCTCTGGGTACCGCCCTGGTTCGGGGCGGTGACCAGGGGGAGCACGATCTGGTCCAGGATCTTCTGGATGAACGTCGCGTCGGGCGTCCGGCCGGTCATGATCATCCGGTGGAAGGCCATGGACGGGACGATGTCCGAGATCAGCTCGTAGTTCGGGACCGGCGCGATCTCGCCGCGCTCGATCGCCCGCTCGAAGACGGTGCGGAACACCTTCTTGCGCGGGGCGATGAACTGCTCGGCGAACACCTCGCGCAGCTTCGCGTCGCGCACCAGGCCCGAGACCAGCCCGGCCTGGACCTCGGTGCGGAAGGTGTCCTCGGGGTCGTGGAAGTGGCAGGTCAGCGCGACCAGGTCGCCGCGCAGCGTGCCGGTGTCGGGCAGCTCCAGCGCCGCCTTCATCCGGCCGATCGCGTCGACGACCAGCTCGGCCTTGCCGGCCCAGCGGCGGTAGCACGTCGCCTTGCCGGCTCCGGCGCGCGCGGCCACGGCGTCGATGGTCAGGCGGTCGTAGCCGACGTCGGCCAGCAGCTCCAGCGCGGCCTGGCACAGCGCGTCGTCCCGGGACGAGTCGCGCTTGCGCCCGGGGGCGTGGCCGGCCTGCGTCGTCTCGGCGGTGCCGGTACTGGTGATGGTCTGGGTCATCGGTGCTCACCCCACTCTCTGCGGTAGGAGTTGCTGAACGAATCTGTATCGGAACGGTGTCGTCTCGGAACTCCATCGTATCGAAACGGATCCGTTTCGCAAACACGAAGCCCGGGGCGGCCACTGTGACAGTGGCCACTCCGGGCTCGATCCGGGGTGGTTCCGAAGACGGCTACTCGCCGGCCGCGTCCCGCTCGGCGAACACCTCGCGCGCCGCCGCGATGCCGTTCAGCGCCGCGGGGAACCCGGCGTATCCGGCCATCTGCATGATCGCCTCGACCGCCTCCTCGCGGGTGCCGCCGACGTTGAGCAGGCCGTGGAGGTGCACGCGCAGCTGCGCGGCGGCGGTGCCCAGCGCCGTGCAGGCGGCGACCGTGGCCAGCTCGCGGGTCTTCAGGTCCAGGCCCGGCCGGGAGTAGATGTCGGCGAAGGAGAACTCGACCAGCAGCCGCGCGAAGTCCGGCGCGACCGGGGCCAGCGCCGCCAGCACCCGCTCGCCGGCCTGGCCGTCGATGGCCTGCAGCGCGGCCAGGCCCCGCGCGTAGCGCTGCTCGGCGGTCTCGGGCTCGTCGGCGGGAGCGGCGGCGGGGGCCGGAACCGGGGACCAGTCCAGGTCGGTCCGGTCCGCGAAGGCGGCCCTGGCGACGCCGAGCCCGTTGAGCGCCGCGGGGAACCCGGCGTACACGGTCATGTGGATGATCACCTCGACGATCTCGGTCGGCGTGACCCCGACGTTGAGTGCGCCGTCGATGTGCAGCCGCAGCTGCGGGGCGGCCGTGCCCAGGGCGGTGAGCGCGGCGATGTTGAGGATCTGGCGCTGCGGCAGCGTCAGCCCGGGCCGGGAGTAGATGTCGGCGTAGAACTCGACGGTCAGCCGCGCCAGATCGGGCGCGATGTCGGCCATACCGGCCAGCACCCGGGCCGTGTTCTCCCCGCCGACCTGCGTGAGCAGGGCCAGGCCGCGGTCGTAGCGGTCGTCGCGGGCGTCGGGCCGGGGCTCGGGGGCGCTGTCGGACGGGGACGCGGTGCCGGTCATGGGTCTGCTCCTTCTCGTCCTTCTCGCCGCTGTTACCGCCTACGCCCGCGACTCGTAGCGCTTGTCCCGAACGCGGATCTGGGCCGAGGCGCCGTCGCCGGCGCTGCGGCGGTCGACGTCGAACAGGCCGGTGGCGATCACCAGGTTGCTGAGCTTGGGGAAGCCGTAGGTGCGGGAGTCGAAGTCCGGCTGCTGGTTCGTCAGGATCTGGCCCACGCTCGACAGGCCGGCCCAGCCGTCCTCGTCGCTGGCCGCCTCCACCGCGTTGCGCAGCAGGGTCACGAGCTTCGCGTCGCCGCGCAGCTTCGACGTCTCGGTCCGGGTGGCCGGCTTCGCCGCGGTCTCCGGGACGACCTCGTCGGTGAACGCGAGGTTCTCGGTGTAGATGAACTTGTCGCACGCCGCGACGAACGGCTTCGGCGTCTTGCGCTCCCCGAACCCGTAGACGATCAGACCGGACTCCCGGATCCTGGCGGCCAGACGGGTGAAGTCGCTGTCCGAGGACACGATGCAGAACCCGTCGAAGCGGCCCGAATACAGCAGGTCCATCGCGTCGATGACCATCGCGGCGTCGGTGGCGTTCTTGCCGGAGGTGTAGGCGAACTGCTGGATCGGCTGGATGCTCAGCGCGAGCAGGTGCTCCTTCCAACCCTTGAGGCTGGTGCCGGTCCAGTCGCCGTAGGCGCGCTTGACGTGCGCCGTCCCGTACTTGGCGATCTCGGCGAGCAGCGTCTCGGCGTTGCCGGGCTGGGCGTTGTCGGCGTCGATCAGCACCGCAAGCTTGACCGGGTTCTCGGTGACCACGGGTTCTGCTCCCTTCGACGCCGTCTACGATAGCTGTCAACGTCGCACCGGCTGCGCGTGCCGCGGTCCGGCAGACCGCGGCACGCGCGTGCCGCCTACGACCAGCAGCCGTTGACCGTCGCCGCGAGGCCGTCGAACGTGTGCTTGATGTCGCTGTTGGCGGTGGTGGCGTTGTTCTCCACGAACGAGAAGACCTTCCAGCGGCCGTCCTCGCCCTTGGTGAAGCCGCTCAGCGCTATGGCGCCGGTCAGCGTGCCGGTCTTGGCCATGACCTTGCCGACCGCGCACTTCGACTCGGGGGTGGTGAAGCGGTCCCACTCCGGGCCCAGCGTGCTGCCCGCCTCGCCGGCCACGGGCAGGCCGTCCACGATGGGCTTGAGCAGCCAACTGTACGCCGGGTCGCTGTCCACCTGGAGGATCTTCGAGATGGTCTCGGCGGACAGGCGGTCGGAGCGCGAGAGCCCGCTGCCGTCGTAGTTCTGGAAGCCCGGCAGCGGGACGTCGTAGACGTCGGTCAGGATCTGCCGGACCACGGCCGCGCCGTCGTCGAAGGTCGCCGGGCGGCCGGCGCCGATGGCGGTCATCCGGAGCAGGGTCTCGGCGATGTCGTTGTCGCTCTTCTTGAGCATCTGGTGGACGATCGCGGACAGCGGCGGGGAGTAGTGCACGGCCACGGGTACGTCCGCGCCGCTGGCCTGGCCGTGCGTCACGTCGCCGGTGACGGTCAGGCCCTGCGCGGCCAGCTGTTTGGCGAAGACCTGGCCGGCGTCGACCGAGGTGTCCGTCACGCTGTGCTCGTCGACCACCAGAGCCCGCACCGGCGCGATCGTGGAGCCGTCGTAGTAGCCGGAGTTCCAGCCGGTGGCCAGGGTCGGCTCGGGGAACAGGCTGTCGTCGACCTGGACCTGCACCGAGCTGACGCCGGCGTGCTTCAGGGCGGCGACCGCGGTGGTGGCCAGCGCGGTGAGGTCGGCGGTGCTCAGGACCCGGTCGCCGCCGCCGACGAGGGTGAGCGTGCCGTCCTGGTAGACGACTTTGGTGGTGAACCGGTGGTCGGGCCCGAGCACGGTCAGCGCCGCGGTGGTGGTGGCGAGCTTCATGTTGGACGCGGGCATCAGCGTCGTCGCGGCGTTGTGGCCCCAGACGTCCTGCCCGGACCCGGCGTCCACGACGACCCCGCTCAGCGTGCTGCCGGCCAGGCGCGGGTCCTGGATCCGGGCGTCGAGGTTCTTCGCTATCTGATCATCGGCGGAGTCCAGCGCGCGGTGTGCGGTGGCGGTGCCGGCGGGCTTCGCGGCGGCGAACGCCGTGCCCTGGCCGATCAGCACGGCGGTGGCGACCGGCACGGTCAGCGCGAGGACGGCGGCCCGGCGAGCCGTCGCGCGGCCGGTCTTGGCCTTGCGGCGGCTCTTGGAGCTGGTGGAACTGTTGGAACTGGATGACATACGCGGGTTCCCCATGAGTTGTGAGTGTGTTGATATTCCGGCCGAACCCACTGACGGGCCGCCGGGAACGGCTTCGCCCCGGGAAGCCCATCCCGGGGCGAAGCCACAGTGCGACGCGGCGGACGAGCCGCTAGTGGGCGACGTCGATCGCCAGGTGGGTCGAGTCGAGCACGGTGACCGTGTAGCTGGACGCGTGGTCCAGGCCGATGCCCACCTGGGTGTAGCCCTCGAAGGAGGTCAGCTCGGCCACGGCCGCGACCTCGGGGTCACCGGTGGTGATCTGGGTCGGGCCGCTGAAGCCGCTGATGTCCGACGGGTTCAGCTCGACGTTGAGGTAGGTGTTGGAGTTGGGCAGGGTGACGTCCTTGCCCGAGCCGTCCCGGGTCAGCTCGTCGGTGGGCGTCACGGTGTAACCCGGGATGCTGCTCACATTGAGGATGACGCGGTCGTAGGTCGAGTAGCTCTGCACACTGAGCCCCAGCAGGTGGGATCCCGCATCGGCGGTGTGCGCGGACGCGTTCGCCGGCAGCGCCGCCGCCAGGCTCAGCCCGATCGCGCCCATCACGACGGCCGCCTGCCGGCCGCCGCGCCCCGTTACCCCGTACTTCGAAAGCATGATGAAGTTCCCTTCCGCACTGCGCGCGCGAGAACCGCGCGCCCCCATTTTCCGTCAACCGGTGGAGACCACCGGCGGGACCACTGTACGGCGCGGGCGGCGTCGCGGGCGATGCAAGTTCAACGCGTCCGTCGCAGGTCGAAGGTGTACCCGGGGGTGTTCAGAGGTCTGACCTCAAGACCTTGTCCGTGGCATTCCGTTGCTTCGCCGGAGCGTCGTATTTCCGCCACGGATCCGGTCGCGCGGCACGACGCCCACGTCTCAGGCGAAGTGCCGGATCGTCGCCGGATCCGCGGATTCATACGCCTGCCACGTCTCGTCGGCGGGACGCCCGGTGGCGACGAAGCCGGCCGCCGCGCCGGAGAACTCCGCGGCGAGCCGGCGCACCTCGGCGGTCGGCGTGCCGAGCATCGGGGCGTCGGGATAGGCGTCGACGGTGTTGAAGAAGAAGGGGAGTTCGGCACAGTGCGCGGCGCCGATGTGCGCGGGGTCGCCGGCCGGGACGTAGTCGAACTCGTAGACGTAGGTGGCGTGGCCGGCCGCGGCCTGGTGGTCGGCAACCGCCAGGGTGCCGTCGCGGAACATGATCCCGGTCTCGACCTCGGTGAGCACGTCGGCGGGCTTCGCGTTCGGGCGTCCGGCCGCGGCGCGGTCGTATCGGTCGGCGCCGTGCTCGGCCTGCCCGGCCACCATCGCGCGTGCCTGGTCGGCGTCCATCGCCTGGATCCGCGGGTTGAAGGCGAAGAACGAGCTCATCTCGTTCCTGGTGGTCCCGGTCAGGAGCTGCTTCCCGTCCAGCCGGCCATCGGCCAGCGCCTGCTCCCAGCGCACCGGAATCCCGGAGCCGCCGAGAACCGGGAACATCGGCGGCGCGACGTTGCCCGGCCGGGACAGCTCCCCGGCGAGCTGTCCGTAGGCGGCCAGCAGGCGGTCGGCCGAGATCGCGCGCAGCCCGGCGAGCAGATCGAGACTGCCGCGCAGGCCCAGGATCTCGATGAACCGCTGCGCGTGCTCCGCCGCCCTGGCAGGGTCCTGCGGCACGAGTCCGAACGGGCCGCTCTGGGCGACGACGCGCTTGACCAGCGGACCCGTGGCCGGCGACACCGCGAGGTACAGCGCCGAGAAGGCGCCGGCCGACTGGCCGCCGACCGTGATCGTCTCGGGGTCTCCGCCGAAGCCGGCGATGTTGCGCTCGACCCAGGCGAGCACCGCGCCCTGGTCCTGCACGCCGAGGTTGTCCACGCCGAGCTCCGGCAGGTGGAGGTAGCCCAGCGGGCCGATGCGGTAGTTGGCGGTGACCACGACGGCCTCGCCGGACGCGGCCAGGTGCCGGCCGTCGTACCAGTCCCAGCCGCCGGATCCGCTGGTGAAACCGCCGCCGTGGAACCACACCAGCACCGGCAGGGCACGCGCGGCCGAGCCGCCGCCGCTGCTGCCGCTGCCGGGGAGCCGTGGCGTCCAGACGTTGACGGTGAGCGAGCCGTCCTCGTCCCAGTCCCGGGCGCGCGGTCCCATGACCGCTTCGAGCCGGGAGGCGGCCTGCGGGACGGACGGTCCGGGGCGCGAGGCGTCGCGCGGACCCGACCACTTCGGGTGCCGCTGCGGAGCCGCGAACCGCAGGTCCCCGACCGGCGAGGCCGCGTAGGGGATGCCGCGGAACGCGGCGACTCCGTCTTCGGCGACGCCTTGGACGCTGCCGGACTCGGTGTCGACGAGCGGGCGGTTCGTCATGGTCATCCGTCTCACCTTCTTGCTCGATGTTCCTGGTCGCTGGTGGTGTGCGTCTTGTGTATCGCTGGCGCCGAAAACCGGCGAGAAGTGCAACTGATCTGAGAGATTTAGGACATCAGAATCTCAATGCTGGTGATTGTGAGACAGTCGATGCGCACCCTGGATGAGACGGATCGCCGGATCGCCGCCGTCCTGATGGCCTCGCCGCGAGCGTCGTGGCGGACCGTCGCCGAGGTCCTGGACCTCTCCGAGCGCACGATCGTGCGCCGAGCCGCGCCGCTGCTGCACGACGGCACGCTGCGTCCCACGGCGGTCCGCAATCCCGCGCGCTTCCCCCGGATCATCCCGACGGCCCTGCGGATCCGCTGCCGCCCGAGCCGCATCAAGGCGATCGCGGCGGGCCTGGCGCGCCGGCCGGACACGATATGGGTCGACATCCTCGGCGGCGGCAACGAGATCAGCAGCGTGCTGTTCCTCGACGGCCCCGAGGCGCGCAACTCGCTGCTGTTGCGGGACCTGCCGGCCACCGCCGACGTGCACTCGTGGGAGGCCTACGACCTGTTGAAGGTGTTCCCCG
It contains:
- the dacB gene encoding D-alanyl-D-alanine carboxypeptidase/D-alanyl-D-alanine-endopeptidase is translated as MSSSSNSSTSSKSRRKAKTGRATARRAAVLALTVPVATAVLIGQGTAFAAAKPAGTATAHRALDSADDQIAKNLDARIQDPRLAGSTLSGVVVDAGSGQDVWGHNAATTLMPASNMKLATTTAALTVLGPDHRFTTKVVYQDGTLTLVGGGDRVLSTADLTALATTAVAALKHAGVSSVQVQVDDSLFPEPTLATGWNSGYYDGSTIAPVRALVVDEHSVTDTSVDAGQVFAKQLAAQGLTVTGDVTHGQASGADVPVAVHYSPPLSAIVHQMLKKSDNDIAETLLRMTAIGAGRPATFDDGAAVVRQILTDVYDVPLPGFQNYDGSGLSRSDRLSAETISKILQVDSDPAYSWLLKPIVDGLPVAGEAGSTLGPEWDRFTTPESKCAVGKVMAKTGTLTGAIALSGFTKGEDGRWKVFSFVENNATTANSDIKHTFDGLAATVNGCWS
- a CDS encoding carboxylesterase/lipase family protein, with translation MTMTNRPLVDTESGSVQGVAEDGVAAFRGIPYAASPVGDLRFAAPQRHPKWSGPRDASRPGPSVPQAASRLEAVMGPRARDWDEDGSLTVNVWTPRLPGSGSSGGGSAARALPVLVWFHGGGFTSGSGGWDWYDGRHLAASGEAVVVTANYRIGPLGYLHLPELGVDNLGVQDQGAVLAWVERNIAGFGGDPETITVGGQSAGAFSALYLAVSPATGPLVKRVVAQSGPFGLVPQDPARAAEHAQRFIEILGLRGSLDLLAGLRAISADRLLAAYGQLAGELSRPGNVAPPMFPVLGGSGIPVRWEQALADGRLDGKQLLTGTTRNEMSSFFAFNPRIQAMDADQARAMVAGQAEHGADRYDRAAAGRPNAKPADVLTEVETGIMFRDGTLAVADHQAAAGHATYVYEFDYVPAGDPAHIGAAHCAELPFFFNTVDAYPDAPMLGTPTAEVRRLAAEFSGAAAGFVATGRPADETWQAYESADPATIRHFA